A single genomic interval of Daucus carota subsp. sativus chromosome 1, DH1 v3.0, whole genome shotgun sequence harbors:
- the LOC108198752 gene encoding 7-deoxyloganetin glucosyltransferase: MENTVDLKEAVPHIVCMPFPGQGHITPMLTLAKLLHNRGFYITFVHTDFSYRRSLRSLSPVGHSATFRFETIPDGLPPPESPDDFPHVIQLCVSTSIHSLSPFRDLVTRLNNSPDVPPVTCIISDATMSFTLDVSQELGIPNIFFWTVNAFTLMCYLHFSRIRNLASQLRQEAVAGTDVKNGHLDHKIDWLPGMGVVRLRDTSSMIWEPALPDCFVEYCMNEISRTYKASAVILNTFDALESEIVNQISAIINRDMYCIGPIHSLLNSVNSDENTKSIKFNLWKEDSGCVEWLDSKEAGSVVYVNFGSTTVMSPQHLEEFAWGLANSKQNFLWIIRLDLVVGDSPALPLEFVSQTKGRGLLASWCDQQQVLSHVSIGGFLTHCGWNSTLESLSAGVPMICWPFFADQLCVRHCVCKLWRVGIEVDEDVQRDGVEKAVRELMEEDNGKEMKNRALEWKGKSETAILSSCSGSSNLDLDRLVNEVILSHGKRS, encoded by the exons ATGGAGAATACTGTTGACCTGAAGGAGGCTGTCCCTCATATAGTATGCATGCCATTTCCAGGTCAAGGTCACATAACCCCCATGCTCACCTTAGCCAAGCTTCTTCACAACAGAGGCTTTTACATCACCTTTGTCCACACTGATTTTAGCTACAGGCGTTCGCTCAGATCGCTTTCCCCTGTCGGACACTCGGCCACCTTTCGTTTCGAGACCATCCCCGATGGCCTTCCTCCTCCGGAGAGCCCTGATGATTTCCCCCACGTCATTCAGCTTTGTGTTTCTACCTCCATTCATTCTCTGTCTCCGTTCCGTGATCTTGTGACGAGGCTCAACAATTCTCCTGATGTGCCTCCTGTTACTTGCATTATTTCTGATGCAACCATGTCTTTCACACTTGATGTGTCCCAAGAGCTTGGGATTCCTAATATCTTCTTTTGGACGGTTAACGCGTTCacccttatgtgctacttgcaCTTCTCTCGTATCCGGAATCTGGCTTCCCAGCTGCGCCAAG AGGCAGTAGCAGGTACTGATGTAAAAAATGGGCATCTGGACCACAAAATTGATTGGCTCCCTGGAATGGGAGTTGTCCGATTGCGTGACACGTCATCAATGATTTGGGAACCTGCATTGCCAGATTGCTTTGTTGAGTACTGCATGAATGAgatctcaagaacatataagGCCTCCGCGGTGATTCTCAATACTTTTGATGCACTAGAATCTGAAATTGTTAACCAAATCTCAGCCATCATAAATCGTGATATGTACTGCATTGGTCCAATTCACAGCCTTTTGAACTCTGTTAACTCGGATGAAAATACTAAATCAATAAAATTCAATCTGTGGAAAGAGGACTCGGGTTGTGTGGAGTGGCTGGATTCGAAAGAAGCAGGGTCGGTGGTTTATGTGAATTTTGGTAGCACCACAGTGATGAGTCCTCAGCATTTGGAAGAGTTTGCATGGGGACTTGCCAATAGCAAGCAAAATTTTCTTTGGATCATCCGACTGGATCTTGTCGTGGGTGACTCACCAGCCCTGCCTTTGGAATTTGTGAGCCAGACGAAAGGAAGAGGTTTGTTAGCGAGTTGGTGTGACCAGCAACAAGTGCTGAGCCACGTGTCGATAGGAGGGTTCTTGACTCATTGTGGATGGAACTCAACCCTTGAAAGCCTGTCCGCTGGAGTGCCAATGATTTGTTGGCCTTTCTTTGCGGATCAGCTATGTGTTCGACATTGTGTTTGCAAATTGTGGAGGGTTGGCATTGAAGTGGATGAAGATGTGCAGAGAGACGGTGTGGAGAAGGCGGTGAGGGAGTTGATGGAAGAAGATAATGGGAAAGAAATGAAGAACAGGGCTCTGGAATGGAAAGGAAAGAGCGAGACTGCTATTCTTAGTTCATGTTCCGGGTCCTCTAACCTGGATTTGGATAGATTGGTGAATGAAGTGATTCTATCACACGGAAAGAGGAGCTAG